Sequence from the Drosophila subpulchrella strain 33 F10 #4 breed RU33 chromosome 3R, RU_Dsub_v1.1 Primary Assembly, whole genome shotgun sequence genome:
TTAGGTTTTATCTAATACCTACCACGGAACAGGCTTCGGCGTAATTGAGGGCAGTCTCCGCCGTGCGATTCACGCTGAACTCGAGGATGGTGCACATGCTGGCATCCACACCATCGCCCTCATGGAGGTCCTCGAACTCCGCCATGGAGGCGAAGAGCTGTGGCAGCCACAGCCGGATGGTGTTCATGCCCAGGAAGATGCCGAACTGCATCACGTAACAGCAGATGGACAGTCCCAGCAGGGGCTTCCTGGCCAGCGGCTTCATCTGCTGCAGTCCAGCTCGAAGGCTCTCCGCCAACGTGCGCGATGGTCGCTTTATGGGAACCTTTCCGGACTTCTCCTCGATGGTGTAGATAACCTCGTCATTGACGGCCCTTCGATTAGGCACCTCCTGAATAAGGGCCTTAATCTGCAAACAATTTGTCatttattatccaataattaTAGCCATTTATAtcttattatattataaaaccATTGTTAGTATTTTTGAAAGCAGAAAACATTAAATAATCTACTCACTGGATAGGTATCCCTGGGCTTTCGGCTGTTGATATGGTAGATCTGCTTGAGGGCCTGCAGCGCTTCCTCGTTTCTTCCTTGGGCCATCAAAAATCGAGGACTCTCTGGCATGAAGCAGAAAATCACACCACTGACCAAACTTGGAATGCCCAGAACGAACAGGTAAATTTGCCAACTATgaactaaattaaaattattttacaaactGAGCATGATTAATATGGGCTCTTAACTTACTTTGCAATCCCCAAAACTCAAAGTCCCATTCTCGAGGGAAAATACCCCAGGCCAGAAGGGGCAGTGAAACTGTGGCGGTAGATGTGACCATACCAACGATCATCAGAACAGAGGATCGGTGTTTTGGTCCATGCATTTCAGTCAGATAAGTAAACAGCACAGCAGCGGGCCCGTTTACCCTTTATAAAATAAGGAAATTAACAATAATATAGTTGataatgaataaaaaaaataatatacttaCACCAATCCTCCCAGGAACTTAAAAACCACCAGCATTGTGAAGTTCTGACTCAAAGCACTGCCGAAAACGCACACCGCATCTATGAGATAACCCCAGTAGAGGATCTTTTTGCGACCCTTGGTATCTGCCAGATAGCCCCAGGCTATAGCCGATATGGTCATGCCCGCATAGGCCACCGCATTCAGTGCCCCCTTGTCCTCCAGAGTCAGGCGAAGATCGCACTCGGCAACCGGCAGGATGTAGGACATGGAGCTGGACTCAAAGATGGCGGCACTCTGGGCGGGAATGGAGACGATGAGCAGCATCAGATTGAAGATCCCAAAGCCAGCGCCCTGGATAGCCTTATCGAAAGTGGCAGGACCTTCTTCGGTGGGCGTGGCTGCAACCTCCGCCGTGCTATCTGAATTCCCATCCGCGTCGTTTTCATTTTCCAGCCCTGTAAACGATAATACAGTTACGTTTTTATAAACGCAAGTATGGAAACTGTTTTGTTATCTTTTCTAAccttaaactttaaaaaaaaattgcaatggtaatataaaattgtattataaaaCGTATTCTTTTTCGGAACTACTGTGTTATCCGATTTAAGCCACTTAGCAAAACTTTTCCACACACATTACGTCTTTTATTAGTTTATAAGAATCTAAACCAAAACACAGAATCACAACAATATAAAACTGTATGTAAATATGataaaggaaaacaaaaaaagttatttttaggTTATTATATATTCCACGTTTTTCTATTAAGCAAATaatgtaaaaatttaatttgataattATGTCAAAAGTCTTTATCTTCGATATTaaagtgttttttttattttttttagccTAAAACCACTTTTTATCAGCTTTTCCATTTATAATTTACCTTTGCTTTTCTCAGAATCCACTTTTTCAACAGTCTTTTCCGACATTTCAGCGATTGCGGTGTGTCACTGTCTTTTTACAACTGGCTTGCTCTTGAAATTAATTGTTCAGGTCAATTGATGTGGTGCAGTTGTTGATTAAAAAGCGCAACCACAAATTCTTTGAAGATTTCAGTTCACAGTCACCCAGTTAAGGGTCTCCAGCTTATTATAATTCCACCGAGAATAGCTGACACTTGCAACGCTGCACGAGAAGTGATCTCCTAGAGTGGATGGCACCTGCTTAAAAGGTGAAGATTCACTCAGCTACAGCTTTCTTATCGCGATCTTTACAATCTAAGGAAgctaataaaattataaaaccaTGTTTATCCAGAAAAAACACATGTGTTAGGTACAGtgagttttaaattaaataataatgaaaattatttttataaaatcaagTAAATTCATTGTTGCTAAGCAttgtttaaaaactttttcttacaaaaatatgtatttcaaGTCATGCTAAATAAAAGGCCCTTAAAACAGCAATTAAAAATCCTTTAAggaaaaaagtatttatatttatatggaCAATTATTTCGATGATTGTTCGCCTTTCTATCATCCTAAGATCATTTTAGTGGTGATCCGACTGTGCGAGCATAATAGTCACGATAATACCATGAGGTAGCAACCATTTAAAAGTAGAAAGTAGTAAAAAAATAAGTATCATCActtaaattacaaattataCTTCCAAACTAAAATACTTTTTTCTGAATCAAAGTATTTTATTGGAAGAATTACTGTTTTTTTTAAGAGTTTACAATTAAATATTACTCCAAACTGACTACGTCATTTCAATGGTGAAATTTGTGGATGGTTAAACGTCTCGCTTTTATCTCGGCCACACGACAGGGGTGTGATCTTATCTGTGTTAAATTTATCTCTAAGATGACTAAACACATTTGACCAAACCAAGTGAATGAATTACTCATAAGACGTGGAAGGTTCTCATCACACAAATTGGGTTTATTTCCTTACACTAAAAGCAGTTATAAATATGAGGAGCTCTTCTTTCGAAAGCCGTTCACAATGATTGACACAAAATCCAGTGTCGATGTCCAGTCTATGCCAGCTCATTCGATGGCGTCCACCAGCTTGCACAGCATGCGATCGTGCTGGTAGCTGGGATCGTTTTTGGCTGCCGCGTTTGCCTCCTGGGGATCTACCTCCGTCTTAATCTTTGCCCCGCCACTTTCGTCATCGTCACCCAGAACCGGCAAGGCTGAGAAGGCAGTGTTCACGATCTCGCGCACTCGCTCCAAGTGCTTTTGAAAACGTGTGGCGGTCTCCACGCGCTGTCTCTTCTGCATTTCCATCATTACGCGTAAGGTTTCCCTCGCCTGATGGGGCCGGAACTCATTGAGGAGGTGGTGCATGTTAACGAACAGCAGGCTCAGATCGTCTATCTGAAATAGTAAAAAATTGCCGTTGAATTTGAAATAtcccatttttttaaatcaaaagttatattaaaaatataatatggtGGGATTCCCTCTTCCTTCTGAAAGGATAGGTCCTCACCTTCTCCGTGCGCCGCGGACTGTCGGGATTCAGGATAAGAAAGTCGATGAGGTCCAGGAAGTTGACCAGCAGCGAGTGGTTGAGCTTCTTGAGCTCCTTGCGCCGGTCGAAGTGGATGGGGATCAGCCGCTTGATGTTCTGCGACTCCAGACTCCTGATCATCTCGTCGTTGTTGTACTGGATGCCAAACATGCTGTATACTTCGTGCTGCGAGGGCGGCggcggtgggcgtggcgcCCGGTTGCGCCGGATGTTCTCCTCCGTGTAGTTGGCGATGTACCGCTCCGGCGGCATCGGCAGGCTGGATACCTGGGTCTCCTGGTTCGACATTTCCATATAAACAATTCAGTGCAATGCAGGAATAATTTGTTTTGAAGAAGTGATGACACTTTTAGAGCTGGCCAATCACTCACGATAGTGATGGCACTATTATTACAATGACAAAAATGTCCAAAACACAGGTTCGGAACTCCACtaaaaatattcattttaCATATCACGGTCCCAAAcagttattttttattaaatttctttaaattgcaATATTGTTATTTCGTTGAATTTCTATAATTAAAGTCATACCAGTTATGTAAGGGCTTATATATGTCTCATAAATTAAAAGGCGGTTCTGACTTTTACTTTACTTgctagaaaataaattttatataaagcctcttaaaattaaagtctttaaagttttttttcagTCCTTACgcttaaaatataaatcaGTCAGTGGCTTACTTCGTAATTCCAGATAGAGAACACCGAAGTTTCATTCGGTACGCAATCATAATATTAAAATGCGTTAGATTTATAGAGTAGGTAGATGAGGCTTTTGATGAATTACTTGTattaaatgcattttaaattacatttacTCTAAAAGTGATAACTGTTAAAGCCTTGGATAAAAAGCGTTTATATCATTtatctaaattatttttattccacAAAATAATAAgcaataataataagtaataagcgaaaataattaaaacgtATAATCCAACAATCCAAATAGCAGttacttttaattatttaGTATTCAGTATTCACCGTGCTGAAAATTCCGAACGATATATATCGAGCAGAGCTATCGATACATTAGGGTGACCACGCCTGGTAATCAAGTTAACAGCATTGCCCTTTACATTTTTCGTGCGCCTCTTCTCTCATTCGTTACTCGCTCGGagagcaaaacaaaataagaaatacatatatcttGGGGTGAATAGGAAATTGTTCCTGCACCGATTCGCGCCAATTCCACGCAAGGAAATGAAACCCAAGACGCGGAAATAGGACCAAGTCGGGGACAAACCATATAGTCGGATCGTCGAGGACGCGACGGCGTGCCTCCACTCCACCATTTTGTTTTCCCCCACACCTCGTGTGCACTTTGTTTGTTCGTGTGCGT
This genomic interval carries:
- the LOC119563033 gene encoding synaptic vesicle glycoprotein 2C, encoding MSEKTVEKVDSEKSKGLENENDADGNSDSTAEVAATPTEEGPATFDKAIQGAGFGIFNLMLLIVSIPAQSAAIFESSSMSYILPVAECDLRLTLEDKGALNAVAYAGMTISAIAWGYLADTKGRKKILYWGYLIDAVCVFGSALSQNFTMLVVFKFLGGLVVNGPAAVLFTYLTEMHGPKHRSSVLMIVGMVTSTATVSLPLLAWGIFPREWDFEFWGLQIHSWQIYLFVLGIPSLVSGVIFCFMPESPRFLMAQGRNEEALQALKQIYHINSRKPRDTYPIKALIQEVPNRRAVNDEVIYTIEEKSGKVPIKRPSRTLAESLRAGLQQMKPLARKPLLGLSICCYVMQFGIFLGMNTIRLWLPQLFASMAEFEDLHEGDGVDASMCTILEFSVNRTAETALNYAEACSVPKVISMDMYLNNIIVSATGFVGYFFAGGIVRALGPKRMMTYGLFLSGTFGIMLYFSVSSLMTLIVAATFLTITGIAVSSLLGAVVALFPTQLRTVVVAIAMMCGRFGALSGNLLFPVFVQIGCLPPFIMVSSVLILSGVLSIFMPNPAKATFS
- the LOC119563034 gene encoding mediator of RNA polymerase II transcription subunit 7; translation: MEMSNQETQVSSLPMPPERYIANYTEENIRRNRAPRPPPPPSQHEVYSMFGIQYNNDEMIRSLESQNIKRLIPIHFDRRKELKKLNHSLLVNFLDLIDFLILNPDSPRRTEKIDDLSLLFVNMHHLLNEFRPHQARETLRVMMEMQKRQRVETATRFQKHLERVREIVNTAFSALPVLGDDDESGGAKIKTEVDPQEANAAAKNDPSYQHDRMLCKLVDAIE